The sequence below is a genomic window from Nicotiana tomentosiformis chromosome 6, ASM39032v3, whole genome shotgun sequence.
TAATCTCTCTATAGGCTATAGCACAACTTGAAGTATGAAAGGCCTCTAACTATCCACTAATTCAATGAAGTAATATAGAACCCGTACACTAAATAGTATGATCCATGGGCAAGGATGAAGTCGAGAACAATCAAAGTGTAGAAGAAAATCTCAATTAAAGACACCTTTCCAATACTGAACACCTAGAATATACTCAATAAAATAACATTCAAGGGGGATTAGATGAAAAATTAAACATCCAAAattcaggaggtcacgggttcgagccgtggaaacagacTCTCGCAGAAAaacagggtaagactgcgtacgataggcccttgtggtccggcccttccccggatccCGCGCATAGCGAGAGCTTAATGCACCAGGCTACCCTTTTTTACCCAAAAAGTTTCAAAGAAATTTATCTCTGGACTTCACGAAGAGCAACCCAGGAAATAAACACACAATTACCAAACATAGCTTTAGACATTTTTACTAGAGAGGGCCATAGAATAAAGGAAATAACTTCAAACTTTGCGACAGACCAACATTGTCTCCTAACCCAGATAGGAAACGCACTATAACCCATACATTGAAAAATAAACTTTTTTTGTTTTCTAAAATTTTAAACTGAAAGGTAAAACCTATGACATAGAATACACGATTTATCCAATAAAGAAGTTTTCCTcctaattgaaaatatatatcagaTATAATTGTTTGCTTATGCACAAAGCACAACATATATATGCATAACAGTCTGAACTAGTTTCTATATAGAAGCACGAAGATTGCAGCATAAAATTAGTTCAGAAATAGTGAAATTTTAGCTAAAAGGATCAAAAGAAAATTACCAAAGTGTGGATTACCAGTTGGAGTTCTCGTGCCctaaaatcgtcttcttgctaGGTATTTTCAAGGCAAAAGAGCAGAGTCTTCTTCTGTTTATGTTTTGCCCTTTTACTTAAAAGACTAAATTACCCTCAAATTTAAAAAAGATGTAGTAGTAACAGAGACTATTTATGTCTTTGCATCTATCCTGTCTGATAAAAAGCTTAAAAACCCTTTGCAGGGTTTAAGGAGCCAGCTGAGAAGAGATAAATCAAGAGGGCAGCTGAAAACAGAGGCTCAATTTGGGGCGGAATGAATAAAGATTTCCACCACGGTTAGCTTTCTTCTATAACCCAAAGCTCTCACAATAATTTTCCCATCTCTTTAAATTTCTATCATGACTCTAATTTAGATTCCATTTTTTCTCGATTTTTGATTCTATTTAATCAcctatatctttttttttttttttaaatcttcgCTTTGCTTTTGGTGCCCCTGCAATTAATTGTTTATCAAAAGAAAAACTTTATTTCATGTTTATGATTGCAGCTGCTCACGTCGAAATCCGATAGATTTATTGGAACTTTTAAACTTTTTTACTACTCATTACATGCTAAGAGAAGCTAGTTGCCGTATTGGAAATAGTATTTTAAGATGTTTTAATCGAGACCCGTAAAACGCTTCTCACTCTCctcctctctttttctttctttccttactTTTACTATCgcttgagttttttttttttttttggttgttttccccCCAATTTACTATTGAATACATGTGCAACTTGTGAATTCAATCTACTTACATTGCTGGGAGTTAATTTTGTCCTCACTTGATGAATTCAGATAGAGGAAAACCTCGAACTGCAGCAGGTCCGCCTCGCACCATTAATGTGCACAAATTTGCTGAGTCTCGAGCTTCTGAACTTGAGTCTCTTCACTCAATTGTAAAAGAACGATTATGTAATGATTTTAGATCTCAAAGAAGCAAGAGAAGACGAACAACTGGACATGATAATAGACTGGCAAAAAGTAGAGCTAGAAAGAAGCAGAAAGCAGGAGAGGTTAATGCTACTAACCCAGGCTATTTGGAGAAAGATAAAAAGAAACTTCCACGCCATGTTCGTAGGAAACTTGAACTTACAAAGAATTCTCTTGATGGCTTCTCAACTTCAGGCGATGGAACTAAGAGACTCAGAACTCACTTATGGCATGCTAAGCGTTTCACAATGACAAAACTTTGGGGATTCTATCTTCCCCTTGGTGTGCACGGCAGGTAATGATTTTGCTGCTCTTTGGCAACATGTTCAAGGTGCAGGTACAAAGTTTTAACTTTGTCCTAGTGCATTGAAAAGAACCATTTGTTATCAGACAAGAAAAAACGCACTTCTTTTACTGGTTAAAACGAAACACATTTGTTGATGGTACAAGGTTGCAATTTTGCCTCTTATATGCTTTCTATCGTTGGAAGAAGGTCCTTTGAATATTATATTTGTTAATTATGAATATATGATGCAGAGGGAGGGGGTCAAGAGCTCTTTTAAAGAAGCTAAAAGGAGGAGTGCTTGTCCATGATGCAAGTTATTGCAGTGCTGTGCAGTTGGAGGGTCCAGAGGCAGGCATTTACCTACTCTTTCTTGCCAAGCTTTACTTGATACTTGTTCTAACTTATTTCCGTTTGGTCACTAGATTACTTTGAGACCAATGGCATCTGAATTAAATGAACATTTGTGTTActtatcaaaataaaaataaaaatagacattTGTGTTTATTTTCTATCAATTATCTACCCAAACCTTGCAATTATGAGCCCAGAAAAAAGAAACAGTAGCAAGGAAATAACGGTCTTCTGCTAGCTAATGATTGTGCTTATAATGTGGTCATTCACATATTCTTCCAGGATTTGTTGCTGTCAATCCTAGAAACTGTGCTTGTGCCTTCTCCATGTTCACATTGTGAAGATGCTCGTTCTGACATACTCTCTGGTGCTATCTACGGTAGTGCTGAGGTGGGTGGTCCATCTTAGTATTTCGGTTAGAGTGGTATCACCTCCAAAATTTGCTTGCTTGATATTTCTGTTTCTTTGGCAGCTCCATCATGTAGGAGCCGTCTTTTCTCAGACAATTGCTCCTGTAACCTATATGTGGCAACCACAGCAGTGTAGGAATGCCGATACAAATGTTGATCATGCCAATATATGTGGTGAACAACAAAAAGTTGATGGCTGTTCTTCTTTAAGACGGCTATGGGTTTGGATACATGCTGCTGCCTTTAGAGAAGGATATAATGCTTTGCAAAATGCTTGTGAAAGGCAGGTTGAGTAAAGAATCATATGGTGTCCATTTCTAATAGCTCATATGTACTAGTCTCCTTATTAGTTTCTTCGGTTTTAGATGTTACAGTGACATGATGATGGCTGTACACATTCCTTTCTTGGTTATAAATGCACATACTGTTCACAGAACATGTAGTTTACTTGCCTGTTTCATGTTGCtgttgtgtagatcagaaatattGCTTCTTGATTTTCAGGTAGATGCAGCTGGCACTAGAGTTAATTGCATTTCCCTTGAGAACCATCTCGGGAAGCTGGAAGTGATGGGATCTAGGGCATCTCAGCTTCTTCAAAAAATGTTACATCCTTCGACCTGGTGATACTATTGAAGACACAACCTTTCTATTTTAACTGAATTATGAGCATGTTAACTGAATATCGTTGTTGCGATGCAGTTCTTCAGTAAATTCTTCCCTAGTGAAGTATGCATCCTACATTGAGAATGATGATCAAATCCCATCTTCAGCAATCTTCTCTCTCTCTGTCGATGATCCTAGGTTTTTGGATAAAGATATTACTAATGCTTCGGAAGCAAAGGTTCAAGATATACTATCTTATAAGAAAGACGAGAGCGGAGGAAATGGAACTCCAAAAAGGGATATGAAGTTACTCCCGTGTTCGTTCTTAGAACCTGAAGGGAGTCATGGCTTATCTCAGTGTATTGATCTGTGGGATACTAAAAAGGACATAGATCCTCCAATAGAAGAAAACATCCTTTGCATGGAGAAACACCGTCAGCGTATGGAGTTGTTTCGCATTGGTGATACGAGCACAGGTAGACAACAACCTTCTATTGAGAGGCGATTTTCTAGATTCTGCCCTATACTGCTTCTCAGAAGTGATAGCCAGAAAACTTCCATTATAAGGTGAATTTCCCAGCATAAGGTTTGGAAATGAAAATAAGTCTGATTTATATTTAGACATGGTTGCTCAATATACTTTTATGACTAAAACACATTGCATGTGCTTAAACTCGAACTCTCGTGCCACAAACACCTCTTCTGTGTCCAAACTTTCAACCATTGTGGTGAGGTTGATGTAATAATTCTCATATCACGTATTGCTCTGCTGACACATCTCTTCTGGTTTAGTTGGTAGGCTTAACCTTTGAGGATATATACTTATTATATGCATCCACCTTAAAGCTCCACCATCtaattacaaaagaaaaaaaatgtggTTATTGCACTTCCTGTGTTGATAGCATGAGTAATTGTCCAATTGGTTTGTGTTAGTTTACGGAAGCGTATCACATAATGTTATGAGTTAAAACAAACATAATAAAAGTGCGTTTTACTTTGTTTttaagaataaaaaaataaatgaaaataatTCTCTGGAAGAATAAGAAGATAAGtgtaactatatatatatatatatacacacacacacacacgcacggACACTTATGTGTGGGTGTGGGTGTGTGCCCTCTATCCAATTTTTTTGTCTTGGTAGATTTTTCAAGGACATTAAGGACAACAAAAGTAAATTGTTGTTATGTTTGAGTTTTAAGAAATATGTTTAAAGAATAATTGTAAGATATGTAAAGGGTAAAAATGTCACCTCAAATATGAAATATCGTATTATATCAACTCCTAGAAGACGGTATATTTGCAATTCTAGAAAAATTGGTAATCTTTTTGATTGTTAAAACTTGGTATCTTTTTAGGGTAGAGAAGCAAAATGAGGCTACATATAACTGGATTCCCTTGATTTGTAACGATCAAGCAATCGTGTTCGTATATAGTGAATACCTCATAACTGTTCTTTTAAATCTCTCTTCAGATGGTCTATTATTCTTCCACTGTCTTGGATCAAGGTCTTTTGGATGGCTATTGTGACCAATGGTGCTCAAGCGATTGGTTTGAGAGAGAAGCACTGGATATCTTGTGAAGTCAGTATGGATGTTCTGCTTTCGCTGTGAATTTGAGTCTTACATCACTTTAAATCCCAATTTATGTTTTTCCTATTTGCAGCTTGGATTCCCGTGCTTTCCAAGGGAATTCCCTGATTGCAGTGCatattcttgttttatggccttGGAGGAAGCTGCTGATGATAAAAAGTCGGAGCTCCGTTCTCCTCACACAAGGACTTGGAAAGTTCCAGTTCCATCTCCATGGGACAGTCTCCGCCTTGCTCTAGAAGGACTCAATGGGGCAGCTCATGGCCGGATACAACATGAACAACTTTTACCACATGATATGATCAGAAACATAGCAATGAATAATCCATACCTGAGAAGTTGCAAAACAGAAACGGAGAGTAGTTGTGGTGCTCCATTTGAGGGATTTGTTGCTAGGACATGTAATGTGCTGATTCAGTTTTTGGATGAGATCAAAGCTAGCCATCTACTTTTATTTCCGAAAGTGCTTCACAGTAAGAAGTGCATCGGCAAATTTATGAAGGACGAAAAGATACTCAATGAGGATGCAGGTGGGGTCATTTACCAGATAAATCAGGACCAAAAGTTGTGTTTGGTCAGAGTTCTTTTGCATGCCTACAGAGAAGGTTCTTTCGAAGAAGGAGCAGTTGTTTGTGCACCTCACATCGATGATGTAATGTTGTGGACAACCAGGTgacaattgttatccattttgtATTCAGTTAATTGCTTGCCCTGTACTTTACTTATACTTATTTGTTGCTGATGGAGCTTTTATCCAGCAGTTTGAGAATTTCATATGATACACAATAGAAAATGCAGGACTAAGCCCACTGCTAAATGACAATGTTTTGAGAACAAACATTTTGGCAGATTATTCTTCATGTGTGATGAGTCTGTGAACTTCACCCTAACGCTGTCCACTATATTAGAGCCTACTTTCAAGAGAGATTATTTAAAATCATTTCAACAATTGTGCATAGTTATGCAGGGATTATTTATTTGgatctttgttttttctttttggaaaTCAATATAGTACATTATATAACCAGCTGAAACTAATAACAAAGTAGTGTTAGCAAGCAGAGTTTATATAGCACTGCAATGAGCTGGGCATAGCTTGGAATTGAACTTGTATTTCTCCGTGTCCTTTTTAAGTCTTTGTACTGGAAATAGAACTGGTTTACCAAGTCATTATGCAACttcttttaataaatattaatattGTACCAAGTCTCCAAAGAGTTTGGTACAGATGAATCTATCGAAAGGGAAAGCATGTGTGGAATGATAGAGGGTAATTTTGTTGTTTCAGTATTTTATCCATGTAttactaatacatgtattagttatttCATCTTCTACCCCGCATAAAATGATACATAAATTGACTCATAACTTATACATGTTTTATTTATGtggaattgtaaaattccaaccAAACACTATATTTGTTGTGCTAATTTTATACAAAGTAACTAAAGGCTCCCAAACATGGTATTAATTATGCTACTTCTAATAAATGAGTAAATTACTcccttgtgtgtgtgtgtgtgtacgtAGTACTAGATCATATATAATTAAGTAGATTGTATGATCTCTTCCTGTTATTTTGGTCTTCTCTTCTCCCTTCAATTAAAGTCTGGAAAAAATAGCAATCTTGAAAAGTCTTTGAAAATTCTGTTCAAGATTTCTATCGATTTTTTCATCTGTAGCCATTATGTGTTAGTAATTATATGGATAAGATGTAATAGCAGGTTCTTTTGTGACGTTTCTGGTATGATCTAACTGAACTATCTTATTGATGCTTGCTGAATCTTCTTTTAAATAGAAGTAAAGGAAGTATTACTTGATCCcccaaaaaagaaaagtaaagggAGCTTAAGTGTTTCTTATACTCAGATGCATCTCTTATGAGTTATCAATTCTGCAGATCAGAGATCTCCAAAGGGGAACTTCAAGTACCTGAGTCCTTTGCGAGATCGTGCTTCTCCCAGCAAGCAACTGGTGAATGGGAATTTCAAGTACCTGAAGAACCTGCTGCTAAAGAATCTTGTAGATTACCGATTGGCTTTATTACAACAGGATTTGTTCGAGGAAGGTTAGTAACTTAAATGGTAATGCTGCATTGTAACTGTAAGTATAATCTCAGataaagaaaattttaaattGGAGGAAAAGTTAGTTTTCCTAAAGTTATGATCTgttctttcattttggcactgATTTCATCTGAATTTATCCTGCAGCAAGAAGCCTGTGGCAGTGGCTCTTTGCGAGGCTGTCTGTCTTGCTCGCCTGAGAGAGGAACAGTGGAAGGCTGTAGGTGTTAGGAAAAGAAGGAAGGAGATCTATGTCCTGGTTAGAAATTTAAGGTCCACCGCGTATAGACTTGCTCTTGCTTCTATCGTCCTGGAACAATGGGAAGATGATTTGGAGTGCATGTGATTTGACGAGGGTTAATTAAGATTAGTAACAGGATTTATGCAGAACTCTCTCCCCCCACTCCAACCCCCCTCTCCCCCCCACCCCaaaagggggggggggagagagaaGTTGCAGTCTCATGTGTGAACTCTGATATGTATTTACCTTAAGATTGCACAATATTTATCCAAATGTTCAATGTCAACAGATTGAAGAGAGCAATTAGTCTAGTTGAAATTCTTGGGGAAACTTTGTTACATT
It includes:
- the LOC104093038 gene encoding ribonucleases P/MRP protein subunit POP1 isoform X1, whose amino-acid sequence is MNKDFHHDRGKPRTAAGPPRTINVHKFAESRASELESLHSIVKERLCNDFRSQRSKRRRTTGHDNRLAKSRARKKQKAGEVNATNPGYLEKDKKKLPRHVRRKLELTKNSLDGFSTSGDGTKRLRTHLWHAKRFTMTKLWGFYLPLGVHGRGRGSRALLKKLKGGVLVHDASYCSAVQLEGPEDLLLSILETVLVPSPCSHCEDARSDILSGAIYGSAELHHVGAVFSQTIAPVTYMWQPQQCRNADTNVDHANICGEQQKVDGCSSLRRLWVWIHAAAFREGYNALQNACERQVDAAGTRVNCISLENHLGKLEVMGSRASQLLQKMLHPSTCSSVNSSLVKYASYIENDDQIPSSAIFSLSVDDPRFLDKDITNASEAKVQDILSYKKDESGGNGTPKRDMKLLPCSFLEPEGSHGLSQCIDLWDTKKDIDPPIEENILCMEKHRQRMELFRIGDTSTGRQQPSIERRFSRFCPILLLRSDSQKTSIIRWSIILPLSWIKVFWMAIVTNGAQAIGLREKHWISCELGFPCFPREFPDCSAYSCFMALEEAADDKKSELRSPHTRTWKVPVPSPWDSLRLALEGLNGAAHGRIQHEQLLPHDMIRNIAMNNPYLRSCKTETESSCGAPFEGFVARTCNVLIQFLDEIKASHLLLFPKVLHSKKCIGKFMKDEKILNEDAGGVIYQINQDQKLCLVRVLLHAYREGSFEEGAVVCAPHIDDVMLWTTRSEISKGELQVPESFARSCFSQQATGEWEFQVPEEPAAKESCRLPIGFITTGFVRGSKKPVAVALCEAVCLARLREEQWKAVGVRKRRKEIYVLVRNLRSTAYRLALASIVLEQWEDDLECM
- the LOC104093038 gene encoding ribonucleases P/MRP protein subunit POP1 isoform X2, yielding MNSDRGKPRTAAGPPRTINVHKFAESRASELESLHSIVKERLCNDFRSQRSKRRRTTGHDNRLAKSRARKKQKAGEVNATNPGYLEKDKKKLPRHVRRKLELTKNSLDGFSTSGDGTKRLRTHLWHAKRFTMTKLWGFYLPLGVHGRGRGSRALLKKLKGGVLVHDASYCSAVQLEGPEDLLLSILETVLVPSPCSHCEDARSDILSGAIYGSAELHHVGAVFSQTIAPVTYMWQPQQCRNADTNVDHANICGEQQKVDGCSSLRRLWVWIHAAAFREGYNALQNACERQVDAAGTRVNCISLENHLGKLEVMGSRASQLLQKMLHPSTCSSVNSSLVKYASYIENDDQIPSSAIFSLSVDDPRFLDKDITNASEAKVQDILSYKKDESGGNGTPKRDMKLLPCSFLEPEGSHGLSQCIDLWDTKKDIDPPIEENILCMEKHRQRMELFRIGDTSTGRQQPSIERRFSRFCPILLLRSDSQKTSIIRWSIILPLSWIKVFWMAIVTNGAQAIGLREKHWISCELGFPCFPREFPDCSAYSCFMALEEAADDKKSELRSPHTRTWKVPVPSPWDSLRLALEGLNGAAHGRIQHEQLLPHDMIRNIAMNNPYLRSCKTETESSCGAPFEGFVARTCNVLIQFLDEIKASHLLLFPKVLHSKKCIGKFMKDEKILNEDAGGVIYQINQDQKLCLVRVLLHAYREGSFEEGAVVCAPHIDDVMLWTTRSEISKGELQVPESFARSCFSQQATGEWEFQVPEEPAAKESCRLPIGFITTGFVRGSKKPVAVALCEAVCLARLREEQWKAVGVRKRRKEIYVLVRNLRSTAYRLALASIVLEQWEDDLECM
- the LOC104093038 gene encoding ribonucleases P/MRP protein subunit POP1 isoform X3 — protein: MMQVIAVLCSWRVQRQDLLLSILETVLVPSPCSHCEDARSDILSGAIYGSAELHHVGAVFSQTIAPVTYMWQPQQCRNADTNVDHANICGEQQKVDGCSSLRRLWVWIHAAAFREGYNALQNACERQVDAAGTRVNCISLENHLGKLEVMGSRASQLLQKMLHPSTCSSVNSSLVKYASYIENDDQIPSSAIFSLSVDDPRFLDKDITNASEAKVQDILSYKKDESGGNGTPKRDMKLLPCSFLEPEGSHGLSQCIDLWDTKKDIDPPIEENILCMEKHRQRMELFRIGDTSTGRQQPSIERRFSRFCPILLLRSDSQKTSIIRWSIILPLSWIKVFWMAIVTNGAQAIGLREKHWISCELGFPCFPREFPDCSAYSCFMALEEAADDKKSELRSPHTRTWKVPVPSPWDSLRLALEGLNGAAHGRIQHEQLLPHDMIRNIAMNNPYLRSCKTETESSCGAPFEGFVARTCNVLIQFLDEIKASHLLLFPKVLHSKKCIGKFMKDEKILNEDAGGVIYQINQDQKLCLVRVLLHAYREGSFEEGAVVCAPHIDDVMLWTTRSEISKGELQVPESFARSCFSQQATGEWEFQVPEEPAAKESCRLPIGFITTGFVRGSKKPVAVALCEAVCLARLREEQWKAVGVRKRRKEIYVLVRNLRSTAYRLALASIVLEQWEDDLECM